A stretch of Ranitomeya variabilis isolate aRanVar5 chromosome 3, aRanVar5.hap1, whole genome shotgun sequence DNA encodes these proteins:
- the TAMALIN gene encoding protein TAMALIN, with protein MTFRRLKKLHQKEDYTSPPDQAIYRERDKADPYMALSSYRTDDMYKALVVSGGTLPRAKKGSPMGWKNVSQVSEHHRKIVTLEKEDCETFGFEIQTYGLHHKDRNTVEMFTFVCRVHEGSPAMLCGLKVGDIIAGVNGLNMEGVRHKEIVELIKASGNKIRLETVYGSAIRRAELEARLQYLKQTLYEKWEEYRSLMVQEQRLLHGIVVKDPSVYDTLESVRSYIYGTVPQCTKDPLPSSLATGSICSSASCLSTAEDNEDPVYQTCYFNSDSTDDIHAIPNKSTIKPYKSSLTRSSSVKCTSPATNWDKPKEQSTFVSLPRKKHKSFRKRLLKFIPGLNRSLEEEASPL; from the exons ATGACTTTCAGACGCCTCAAGAAGCTGCACCAGAAGGAGGATTACACGTCCCCTCCGGATCAGGCCATATACCGGGAAAGAGACAAGGCTGACCCCTacatggcgctgagctcgtacaggaCTGATGACATGTACAAGGCGCTGGTAGTCTCCGGCGGGACCCTGCCCAGAGCGAAGAAG GGCTCTCCAATGGGTTGGAAGAATGTGAGCCAGGTATCGGAGCATCACAG gaAAATAGTCACTTTAGAAAAAGAAGATTGTGAAACATTTGGTTTTGAGATCCAG ACATATGGACTACATCATAAGGACAGAAACACTGTGGAGATGTTCACATTCGTGTGTCGGGTCCACGAAGGAAGTCCCGCTATGCTGTGTGGATTGAAAGTTG gtgATATCATTGCTGGTGTAAATGGCCTCAATATGGAAGGAGTCAGGCACAAGGAGATCGTAGAACTAATAAAAGCATCCGGAAATAAAATTAG GCTAGAGACGGTCTATGGTTCTGCTATCCGAAGAGCGGAGTTGGAGGCCAGGCTACAGTATCTGAAG CAAACATTATATGAAAAATGGGAAGAATATCGCTCTCTAATGGTGCAAGAGCAGCGGCTTTTACATG GCATCGTTGTAAAGGACCCCAGTGTTTATGACACATTGGAATCCGTCAGGTCATACATTTATGGGACAGTTCCACAATGTACCAAAGATCCACTCCCCAGCTCCCTGGCCACTGGAAGTATATGCAGTAGCGCAAGTTGCCTCAGCACAGCAGAGGATAATGAGGATCCCGTGTACCAGACCTGCTACTTCAATTCTGATTCCACAGATGACATTCACGCCATTCCCAACAAGAGCACAATCAAGCCTTACAAGTCGTCACTAACTCGCAGCTCTAGTGTCAAGTGTACTAGTCCTGCTACGAACTGGGACAAACCCAAAGAGCAGAGTACCTTTGTGTCTTTACCcaggaaaaaacacaaaagtttTCGAAAAAGACTTCTGAAGTTTATCCCTGGACTAAACAGATCACTAGAAGAGGAGGCCAGTCCTCTTTAG